A region of Solibacillus isronensis DNA encodes the following proteins:
- a CDS encoding MarR family winged helix-turn-helix transcriptional regulator, producing the protein MSKYDKQLKAFTVLHRAQTSVQEATKKDIQQHDLNLTEFAVMELLYHKGDQPIQIIGKKVLIASSSITYVVDKLEKKNLVARVACPTDRRVTFVSLTDEGKQMIESIFPSHEEKIASIFDVLSDEELQNLTDYLKRVGHHADKL; encoded by the coding sequence ATGAGTAAATATGACAAACAATTAAAAGCATTTACTGTTTTGCATCGGGCTCAAACTTCCGTTCAAGAAGCGACGAAAAAAGATATCCAGCAGCATGATCTGAATTTAACGGAATTTGCCGTGATGGAATTGCTTTATCATAAAGGAGATCAGCCTATTCAAATCATCGGTAAAAAAGTATTAATCGCAAGCAGCAGTATTACGTATGTCGTCGATAAACTGGAGAAAAAAAATCTCGTTGCACGTGTTGCCTGTCCGACAGATCGCCGTGTTACGTTTGTTTCGTTAACGGATGAAGGAAAACAGATGATTGAATCGATTTTCCCATCGCATGAAGAAAAGATTGCATCGATTTTTGATGTGTTATCGGATGAAGAACTGCAAAACTTAACAGACTATTTAAAGCGTGTGGGACACCATGCGGACAAACTTTAA